One Catenulispora sp. EB89 DNA window includes the following coding sequences:
- a CDS encoding LacI family DNA-binding transcriptional regulator produces MAQKGRKRHVSITDVAQQAGVSITTVSHVLSGQRPVSAATTAKVRRVIAELGYEPNQLARGLRLQRTNTVALVIPDITNPFYPQIARGLQNVLGPAGLQVLVTSTDADPAVEDAAVQQMITRRVDGLAFAGYQTDHRRVSPAADVGIPVVLLGGRTTRPGIDVVSSDDVAGGEIAAGYLIERGYRRIAFITGAERAGAPANRVLGYRHALRDAARPFSAALVVREEISRDGGARAMERLLALRQAPDAVLCTNDVVALGALDAAKARGLSVPGDVAVMGFDDIEIAALTTPPLTTVSIRPLEQGEAIGRLLLGRLDGSAPRGAQRILFDPAVVRRDSA; encoded by the coding sequence GTGGCGCAGAAGGGCCGCAAGCGGCACGTCAGCATCACCGACGTCGCCCAGCAGGCGGGGGTCAGCATCACGACCGTCTCGCACGTGCTGTCCGGCCAGCGGCCGGTGTCGGCGGCGACCACGGCGAAGGTACGGCGGGTGATCGCAGAGCTCGGGTACGAGCCCAACCAGCTGGCGCGCGGGCTGCGCTTGCAGCGCACGAACACCGTGGCGCTGGTGATTCCGGACATCACGAACCCGTTCTACCCGCAGATCGCACGCGGGCTGCAGAACGTGCTGGGCCCGGCAGGGCTCCAGGTGCTGGTGACGAGCACGGACGCGGACCCGGCGGTCGAGGACGCGGCGGTCCAGCAGATGATCACGCGCCGCGTCGACGGCCTGGCGTTCGCCGGCTACCAGACCGACCACCGCCGCGTCTCCCCCGCCGCCGACGTCGGGATCCCGGTGGTGCTCCTCGGCGGCCGGACCACGCGCCCGGGGATCGACGTGGTGAGCTCCGACGACGTCGCGGGCGGCGAGATCGCCGCCGGGTACCTCATCGAGCGCGGCTACCGGCGCATCGCGTTCATCACCGGCGCCGAACGCGCCGGGGCACCCGCCAACCGCGTACTGGGCTACCGGCACGCACTGCGCGACGCGGCCCGGCCGTTCTCGGCGGCGCTGGTGGTGCGCGAGGAGATCAGCCGCGACGGCGGCGCCCGCGCGATGGAACGGCTGCTGGCGCTGCGCCAGGCACCCGACGCGGTGCTGTGCACGAACGACGTGGTGGCGCTCGGCGCCCTGGACGCGGCGAAGGCGCGGGGGCTGAGCGTGCCGGGGGACGTGGCGGTGATGGGGTTCGACGACATCGAGATCGCCGCCCTGACCACGCCGCCGCTGACCACGGTGTCCATCCGGCCGCTGGAGCAGGGCGAGGCGATCGGGCGGCTGCTGCTGGGGCGGCTGGACGGGTCGGCGCCTCGGGGGGCGCAGCGGATTCTGTTCGATCCGGCGGTGGTGCGGCGGGATTCGGCTTGA
- a CDS encoding enolase C-terminal domain-like protein — protein MSDPNRLLDASGALPQAQPPWPSRDTLRITRVRAIVTAPEGQPLVVVRVDTSDDGLYGLGCATFTQRYAAVAAAVDEHVGPLAVGRHPADIEDITRLIHYSSYWRNGPVLNNALSGLDQALWDIAGKRAGMPVYELLGGRSRAAVEVYSHAAGATVEATLEQAEQLIAEGYRNVRLQVGGPGLGTYGAPGTPGGYPRSPHPDGWAVEQYLRDAPRLFAAARERLGDSVNLMHDVHSRLTPKQAVVLARALEPYRLSFLEDVIAPELYDRLPEVRAASPVPIAVGEQLGSVPDAVRLVRDGGVDLLRLHTSAVGGLTPTRKIVALCELLGVRTAFHSPADVSPVGVAANLAVDISTPAFGYQESHTYNDATHEVFPGTPVVREGHMYPSDAPGWGIELDEKAAVGFPPVKFLHERWSAGVRRPDGGLEAP, from the coding sequence GTGAGCGACCCCAACCGTCTCCTCGACGCCTCCGGAGCCCTCCCGCAAGCCCAACCACCCTGGCCGTCCCGCGACACCCTGCGCATCACCCGCGTCCGGGCGATCGTCACCGCTCCCGAGGGCCAGCCCCTGGTCGTGGTCCGTGTCGACACCTCCGACGATGGCCTGTACGGCCTCGGCTGCGCCACCTTCACCCAGCGCTACGCGGCCGTCGCCGCCGCCGTCGACGAGCACGTCGGCCCGCTGGCGGTCGGCCGCCACCCGGCCGACATCGAGGACATCACGAGGCTGATCCACTACTCCTCCTACTGGCGCAACGGCCCGGTGCTGAACAACGCGCTGTCCGGCCTGGACCAGGCGCTGTGGGACATCGCCGGCAAGCGCGCCGGCATGCCGGTGTACGAGCTGCTGGGCGGCCGCAGCCGGGCCGCCGTCGAGGTCTACTCGCACGCCGCCGGCGCCACCGTCGAGGCGACGCTGGAGCAGGCCGAGCAGCTGATCGCCGAGGGCTACCGGAACGTCCGGCTCCAGGTCGGCGGCCCGGGTCTGGGCACGTACGGCGCCCCCGGCACCCCCGGCGGCTACCCCCGCTCACCGCATCCGGACGGCTGGGCCGTCGAGCAGTACCTGCGCGACGCCCCGCGCCTGTTCGCCGCCGCCCGCGAGCGGCTCGGCGACAGTGTGAACCTGATGCACGACGTCCACAGCCGCCTCACCCCGAAGCAGGCCGTGGTCCTGGCGCGCGCCCTGGAGCCCTACCGGCTCTCCTTCCTGGAGGACGTCATCGCCCCCGAGCTCTATGACCGCCTGCCCGAGGTGCGCGCCGCCTCGCCGGTGCCGATCGCGGTGGGCGAACAGCTCGGCTCGGTGCCCGACGCGGTCCGGCTGGTGCGCGACGGCGGCGTGGACCTGCTGCGGCTGCACACCTCCGCGGTCGGCGGCCTGACCCCGACCCGCAAGATCGTCGCATTGTGCGAACTGCTCGGCGTGCGCACCGCCTTCCACTCCCCGGCGGACGTCTCGCCGGTCGGCGTCGCGGCGAACCTCGCCGTGGACATATCCACGCCCGCGTTCGGGTATCAGGAGTCGCATACCTACAACGACGCCACGCACGAGGTCTTCCCCGGCACCCCGGTGGTGCGCGAGGGGCACATGTACCCCTCGGACGCGCCGGGCTGGGGCATCGAGCTCGACGAGAAGGCGGCGGTCGGGTTCCCGCCGGTGAAGTTCCTGCACGAGCGCTGGTCGGCCGGCGTGCGTCGTCCCGACGGCGGGCTGGAGGCGCCGTGA
- a CDS encoding NAD-dependent epimerase/dehydratase family protein, translating into MSPLSAVNAVNVVSQEFPTPRRVLVTGAAGLVGRVVTRAFAEHGAAVTALVYEDPGDLAEIGADRVAVGDAGDPNLVREALADVDAVVHLAALPTPLHGTALEVFGGNTRATFNVLEEAGRAGVRRAAVASSFSILGLPWAGRTLHPAYVPIDEDTPLQLEDPYGLSKQVDEATSEMMARRHAMDVVALRFPFISDAERAADRLPLLADDPAVGAPELWTYLDVRDAAQAAWLAITVPLQGFHKVFVAAPDTMAPYPTADLLAAHHPDAEVRAPMPGRAAPLDLRAAERLLGFEARHVLDLEPRPWPPPGRPATAQDVPTPPPS; encoded by the coding sequence GTGAGCCCCCTGAGCGCCGTGAACGCCGTGAACGTCGTGAGCCAGGAGTTCCCCACCCCGCGCCGGGTCCTGGTGACCGGCGCGGCGGGCCTGGTCGGCCGGGTGGTCACGCGCGCCTTCGCCGAGCACGGCGCCGCGGTCACCGCGCTGGTCTACGAGGACCCCGGCGACCTGGCCGAGATCGGCGCGGACCGGGTCGCGGTCGGCGACGCGGGCGACCCTAACCTGGTGCGCGAGGCGCTGGCCGACGTGGACGCGGTGGTGCACCTGGCCGCGCTGCCGACGCCGCTGCACGGCACCGCGCTGGAGGTGTTCGGCGGCAACACCCGCGCCACGTTCAACGTGCTCGAAGAGGCGGGCCGCGCGGGCGTCCGGCGCGCCGCGGTGGCCAGCAGCTTCTCGATCCTCGGCCTGCCCTGGGCCGGCCGGACGCTGCACCCGGCGTACGTCCCGATCGACGAGGACACGCCGTTGCAGCTGGAGGATCCGTACGGGCTGTCCAAGCAGGTGGACGAGGCGACGTCGGAGATGATGGCGCGGCGGCACGCGATGGACGTCGTCGCGCTGCGGTTCCCGTTCATCAGCGACGCCGAGCGGGCCGCCGACCGGCTGCCGCTGCTCGCCGACGACCCGGCGGTCGGGGCGCCGGAGCTGTGGACGTACCTTGATGTACGTGACGCGGCGCAGGCGGCGTGGCTGGCGATAACCGTGCCGCTGCAAGGGTTTCACAAGGTGTTCGTGGCCGCGCCCGACACGATGGCGCCGTATCCGACTGCTGATTTGCTCGCGGCCCACCACCCGGACGCCGAGGTGCGCGCGCCGATGCCGGGACGCGCGGCGCCGCTGGACCTGCGGGCCGCCGAGCGGCTGCTCGGGTTCGAGGCGCGGCACGTGCTGGACCTGGAGCCCCGGCCGTGGCCGCCGCCCGGCCGACCCGCGACCGCGCAGGATGTGCCGACCCCGCCGCCTTCCTAG
- the polX gene encoding DNA polymerase/3'-5' exonuclease PolX, with translation MARLNDEVGALLREYADLILLTGGNAFRARSYEKAARSVGGYPGDLAHLDEAGLRAIPGVGDSTADKITEYLATGHIAALEALRAKMPPGVREVTQIPGVGPKTAVLLYRKLGIKSVDELRKAVDEGKLKGLPGLGDKTVENIRHGIDQLSLTSGRTLLNTALDLAEDLVAEIGAVLGCKKCDYAGSLRRMRETVGDIDILATATDSAPLMAALLGRPEVADVIGSGTTKTSIRTDKGLQVDLRVVPPADWGAALIYFTGSRAHNIKLRGRAVKQGLKLSEYGLFDVDSGKKLASRTEKEVYAALDLPWIPPTLREDRGEIEAALAGDLPDVVQLKDLRGDLHTHTDLTDGLASLETMLETAADLGYAYYAVTDHAPNLVMQRMTDDKMLAQRERVRELDRAYRGMRLLHGTELNIDAAGDVDWPAEFLAGFDICVASIHSSFGLSRAAQTKRLIRACENPYVNIIGHLTTRLLDRRAPIDVDLDAVFAAAARTGTALELNASPQRLDLNDEQAMAAKKHGVKFAIDSDAHSTPALANQRFGVAMAQRGWLTKDDVINTWSLTRLRSFLRKPEVR, from the coding sequence ATGGCCCGGCTCAACGACGAGGTCGGCGCGCTGCTCCGCGAGTACGCCGACCTCATCCTCCTCACCGGCGGCAACGCGTTCCGGGCCCGGTCCTACGAGAAGGCCGCCCGTTCGGTCGGCGGCTATCCGGGGGACCTGGCGCACCTGGACGAGGCAGGCCTGCGCGCCATCCCCGGCGTCGGCGACTCGACCGCGGACAAGATCACCGAGTACCTCGCCACCGGTCACATCGCCGCGCTGGAAGCCCTGCGCGCCAAGATGCCGCCGGGGGTCCGTGAGGTCACTCAGATCCCCGGCGTCGGCCCCAAGACCGCTGTGCTCCTGTATCGCAAGCTCGGCATCAAGTCCGTCGACGAGCTCCGCAAGGCCGTCGACGAGGGCAAGCTCAAAGGCCTGCCCGGGCTCGGCGACAAGACCGTCGAGAACATCCGGCACGGCATCGACCAGCTCAGCCTGACCTCCGGGCGCACCCTGCTGAACACCGCCCTGGACCTGGCCGAGGACCTGGTCGCCGAGATCGGCGCCGTCCTGGGCTGCAAGAAGTGCGACTACGCCGGATCGCTGCGCCGCATGCGCGAGACCGTCGGCGACATCGACATCCTGGCCACGGCGACCGACTCCGCGCCGCTGATGGCCGCGCTGCTCGGGCGTCCCGAGGTCGCCGACGTCATCGGCAGCGGCACGACCAAGACCTCGATCCGTACCGACAAGGGCCTGCAGGTGGACCTGAGGGTGGTCCCGCCGGCCGACTGGGGCGCCGCCCTGATCTACTTCACCGGCTCGCGCGCGCACAACATCAAGCTCCGCGGCCGGGCCGTCAAGCAGGGTCTGAAGCTCTCCGAATACGGGCTCTTCGATGTCGACTCCGGCAAGAAGCTCGCCTCACGCACCGAGAAGGAGGTCTACGCCGCCCTGGACCTCCCGTGGATCCCGCCGACCCTCCGCGAGGACCGCGGCGAGATCGAGGCCGCCCTGGCCGGCGACCTCCCGGACGTGGTCCAGCTCAAGGACCTGCGCGGCGACCTGCACACGCACACCGACCTCACCGACGGCCTGGCGTCCCTGGAGACGATGCTGGAGACGGCGGCGGACCTCGGCTACGCCTACTACGCCGTCACCGACCACGCCCCGAACCTCGTGATGCAGCGCATGACCGACGACAAGATGCTGGCCCAGCGCGAGCGCGTCCGAGAACTCGACCGCGCCTACCGCGGCATGCGCCTGCTGCACGGCACCGAACTCAACATCGACGCCGCCGGCGACGTGGACTGGCCCGCGGAGTTCCTGGCCGGCTTCGACATCTGCGTGGCCTCCATCCACTCCTCCTTCGGTCTGTCCCGCGCCGCCCAGACCAAGCGCCTGATCCGGGCGTGTGAGAACCCTTACGTCAACATCATCGGCCACCTCACCACCCGCCTCCTCGACCGCCGCGCACCCATCGACGTCGACCTGGACGCCGTCTTCGCCGCAGCCGCCCGCACCGGCACCGCGCTGGAGCTCAACGCCTCCCCGCAACGCCTCGACCTGAACGACGAACAGGCCATGGCCGCGAAGAAGCACGGCGTGAAGTTCGCCATCGACAGCGACGCCCACTCCACTCCCGCCCTGGCGAACCAGCGCTTCGGCGTCGCGATGGCGCAGCGCGGCTGGCTGACGAAGGACGACGTCATCAATACCTGGAGCTTGACGCGGCTTCGCAGCTTTCTGCGAAAGCCCGAGGTGCGGTAA
- a CDS encoding class I SAM-dependent methyltransferase, which produces MRYGDVIDGLRESYDNSAEEREATAKEAWKIEERAGFLARLRELGAGRLLEIGAGVGTDSLFFQQQGLEVVATDLSPQMVAKCREKGLDARVSGFLDLDFPTESFDAVFAFNCLLHVPNADLPAVLETVRSLLRPGGLFFVAVFSGDGTEGVWDDDWIVPHRFFSRRTDAGIQRFARASFEIVDFHVRDDTVLPSQLLTLRRAAADQ; this is translated from the coding sequence ATGCGATACGGGGACGTCATCGACGGCTTGCGCGAGTCCTACGACAACAGCGCCGAGGAGCGGGAGGCCACCGCCAAGGAGGCCTGGAAGATCGAGGAGCGCGCGGGTTTCCTTGCCCGGCTCCGCGAGCTCGGGGCGGGGCGGCTGCTGGAGATCGGCGCCGGGGTCGGCACCGACAGCCTGTTCTTCCAGCAGCAGGGGCTGGAGGTCGTGGCCACCGACCTGTCGCCGCAGATGGTGGCGAAGTGCCGGGAGAAGGGCCTGGACGCCCGGGTCTCCGGGTTCCTCGATCTCGACTTCCCGACGGAGTCGTTCGACGCGGTCTTCGCTTTCAACTGCCTGCTGCACGTACCGAACGCGGATCTGCCCGCGGTCCTGGAAACCGTGCGGAGTCTGCTGCGGCCCGGCGGCCTGTTCTTCGTGGCAGTCTTCAGCGGCGACGGTACCGAGGGAGTGTGGGACGACGACTGGATCGTGCCGCACCGGTTCTTCTCCCGCCGCACCGACGCCGGGATTCAGCGGTTCGCGCGGGCCTCGTTCGAGATCGTCGACTTCCACGTCCGCGACGACACCGTCCTGCCCTCGCAGCTGCTCACTTTGCGGCGCGCGGCAGCGGATCAGTAA
- a CDS encoding DUF4132 domain-containing protein — MSVDPEDRFELPRKFQHGVIRRERCDRVDVETISTGASGTDPQGHATWRSIDLIVAKNGPAAAVRAFAETSAAEDVNFSGFSWGRGTVYDSKLTDRRWPLMLRLLDLVRSAPDEEYGEAVATAEKMRDEFPVPAVRAAMAVLAPDRPEWCSADIADYSPDADHDNYTARLLMLATMSREQARELGRRIRDWMWVNDDRRAEGTFLATIDAGADEFLIGCLEKSRWHALNLLPKLPSELAVNTLIAELGPKDAQAALLEAAKRFPRRVLRRLAEAEPATQVDYVLRLHVAADPERARSELGRLSEVARQRVEVLLGTAGADGGSGAATEAELPRVLVVPPWTDRETSKPVPLKGLPIPAPYFCWPSRQSAGRTSIPEPDPSTADPKDQSTIVLTLADWLNSEYEPYSEAADVFFRRYPEQAVRHLLPSALGTAGPERRSAEAAVRFVARHRLADVVALAAESGAEAAAATRAVLDRRGLDVFPKSMPAVPLWADPASLPGILLAGRQAALPTSAVRVVVQMLTISSRREAAPYGGIEIVAEICDRASLADFAWGLFENWAGAGYPTKKLGWAFDTLLWFGNEETVRRLAPLVRAWPGEGGSARAAGGLDVLIAVGGEEGLREVYDISQRSPFAALRAEAAKRIAKVAAARGLSADQLEDQLVLDLGAGAEGTLRLDYGARGFTVGFDEFVQPYVVDAVGKRRASLPKPTAKDDAELAAEAQLRFSVLRKDAKTLAVRQAARLERAMVTGRRWSGAEFRAVFVEHPLMRLLGRRLVWGEFDVAEAGAGARAGAAGPGAGAGAGVLRATFRIAEDGTLADVADERFVFGADTTASTIGLVHPVDLGTELPRWAEICHDYEIIQPFPQVGRPVFALTPAEREATRLDRFCGAQLPTDNLLALHRSPGWGSAALWDAGRTVATGRRLPDRRILIVRVSPGYREGRLADTPEQTITDVWLAATDANGRHGARDQALELGALDAVAASEIVADLTAAVGA; from the coding sequence ATGAGCGTGGATCCCGAGGACCGTTTCGAACTGCCGCGGAAGTTCCAGCACGGAGTCATCCGGCGGGAGCGCTGCGACCGGGTCGACGTCGAGACGATCTCGACCGGCGCCTCCGGAACGGACCCGCAGGGCCATGCGACGTGGCGGAGCATCGACCTCATCGTGGCGAAGAACGGGCCCGCGGCGGCGGTGCGTGCGTTCGCCGAGACCAGCGCCGCCGAGGACGTGAACTTCTCCGGCTTCAGCTGGGGCCGCGGCACCGTCTACGACAGCAAGCTCACCGACCGCCGCTGGCCCTTGATGCTGCGGCTGCTCGATCTGGTGCGTTCGGCGCCGGATGAGGAGTATGGCGAGGCCGTCGCGACGGCCGAGAAGATGCGCGACGAGTTCCCGGTACCGGCGGTCCGCGCGGCCATGGCGGTGCTGGCGCCGGACCGGCCGGAGTGGTGCTCGGCGGACATCGCGGACTACTCCCCCGACGCCGACCACGACAACTACACAGCCCGGCTCCTGATGCTCGCGACGATGTCGCGGGAGCAGGCGCGGGAGTTGGGCCGGCGGATCCGGGACTGGATGTGGGTCAACGACGACCGGCGCGCGGAGGGGACGTTCCTGGCCACGATCGACGCCGGGGCGGACGAGTTCCTGATCGGGTGTCTGGAGAAGAGCCGGTGGCACGCGCTCAATCTGCTGCCGAAGCTGCCCAGCGAGCTGGCCGTCAACACCCTGATCGCGGAGCTGGGGCCGAAGGACGCGCAGGCCGCGCTGTTGGAGGCGGCCAAGCGGTTCCCGCGCCGGGTGCTGCGGCGGTTGGCCGAGGCGGAGCCGGCGACGCAGGTGGATTACGTGCTGCGGTTACATGTCGCGGCCGATCCTGAGCGTGCGCGTTCGGAGCTGGGGCGGCTTTCGGAGGTCGCACGGCAGCGGGTCGAGGTGTTGCTCGGCACGGCCGGTGCCGACGGTGGTTCCGGAGCTGCCACGGAGGCCGAACTCCCCCGGGTTCTGGTCGTCCCTCCGTGGACGGATCGCGAGACCAGCAAACCGGTCCCGCTCAAGGGCCTGCCGATTCCGGCGCCGTACTTCTGCTGGCCCTCGCGTCAGAGCGCGGGGCGGACCTCGATTCCCGAGCCGGATCCTTCGACAGCGGACCCGAAGGACCAGAGCACGATCGTGCTGACCCTCGCGGACTGGTTGAACTCGGAGTACGAGCCGTACTCCGAGGCCGCTGACGTCTTCTTCCGGCGCTACCCCGAGCAGGCGGTGCGGCACCTGTTGCCCAGCGCGCTCGGCACGGCCGGGCCCGAGCGCAGGTCGGCCGAGGCCGCGGTGCGGTTCGTGGCCCGGCACCGGCTGGCCGACGTCGTCGCGCTGGCCGCCGAGTCCGGGGCGGAGGCGGCGGCCGCGACGCGGGCGGTGCTGGACCGGCGGGGGCTGGACGTCTTCCCGAAATCGATGCCGGCGGTGCCGTTGTGGGCCGATCCGGCTTCGCTGCCCGGGATCCTGCTGGCCGGCCGGCAGGCGGCGCTGCCCACGTCCGCGGTGCGCGTGGTGGTGCAGATGCTGACCATCTCCTCGCGGCGGGAGGCGGCGCCGTACGGCGGGATCGAGATTGTCGCAGAGATCTGCGATCGGGCTTCGCTGGCCGACTTCGCCTGGGGACTGTTCGAGAACTGGGCCGGGGCCGGGTATCCGACCAAGAAGCTGGGCTGGGCGTTCGACACGCTGCTGTGGTTCGGGAACGAGGAGACCGTGCGGCGGCTGGCGCCGCTGGTGCGGGCCTGGCCCGGCGAGGGCGGGTCGGCGCGGGCGGCCGGCGGGCTGGACGTGCTGATCGCCGTCGGCGGGGAGGAGGGGCTGCGGGAGGTCTACGACATATCGCAGCGGTCGCCGTTCGCCGCGCTGCGTGCCGAGGCCGCCAAGCGGATCGCGAAGGTGGCGGCGGCGCGGGGGCTGAGCGCGGACCAGTTGGAGGATCAGCTGGTGCTGGACCTCGGCGCCGGGGCGGAGGGGACGCTGCGGCTGGACTACGGTGCGCGCGGGTTCACGGTCGGGTTCGACGAGTTCGTGCAGCCGTATGTCGTCGATGCTGTCGGCAAGCGGCGCGCGTCGCTGCCCAAGCCGACGGCGAAAGACGACGCCGAGCTCGCGGCCGAGGCGCAGCTGCGTTTCAGTGTGCTGAGGAAGGACGCGAAGACGCTCGCGGTGCGGCAGGCGGCGCGGCTGGAGCGGGCGATGGTGACCGGGCGGCGCTGGTCGGGTGCGGAGTTCCGGGCCGTGTTCGTCGAGCATCCGCTGATGCGGCTGCTCGGGCGGCGGCTGGTGTGGGGCGAGTTCGACGTGGCGGAGGCGGGAGCGGGAGCGAGGGCGGGGGCGGCGGGGCCGGGGGCGGGAGCCGGAGCGGGGGTGCTGCGCGCGACGTTCCGGATCGCGGAGGACGGCACGCTCGCGGACGTCGCGGACGAGCGGTTCGTGTTCGGCGCCGACACCACCGCGAGCACCATCGGCCTGGTGCACCCCGTGGACCTCGGCACCGAGCTGCCGCGCTGGGCCGAGATCTGCCACGACTACGAGATCATCCAGCCCTTCCCGCAGGTCGGCCGCCCGGTCTTCGCCCTGACCCCGGCCGAGCGCGAGGCGACCCGCCTGGACCGCTTCTGCGGCGCGCAACTGCCGACCGACAACCTGCTGGCGCTGCACCGCAGCCCCGGCTGGGGCTCGGCCGCCTTGTGGGACGCCGGCCGCACCGTGGCGACGGGCCGCCGGCTGCCGGATCGCAGGATCCTGATCGTCCGCGTCAGCCCCGGCTACCGCGAAGGCCGCCTCGCCGACACCCCGGAGCAGACGATCACGGACGTCTGGCTCGCCGCCACCGACGCCAACGGCCGCCACGGCGCCCGCGACCAGGCGCTGGAGCTCGGCGCGCTGGACGCGGTAGCGGCGAGCGAGATCGTCGCCGACTTGACGGCGGCGGTGGGGGCTTGA
- a CDS encoding endo-1,4-beta-xylanase, with amino-acid sequence MHNRRLAAALAVVASAALAGSLALVRPAAADTSLKQLAEGKGKYFGTALVQSNLSNSTLVGVATSQFDMMTPGNEMKWDTTEPSNGSFNFGPGDALVAFAQAHSMRVRGHNLVWHSQLPGWVSSLPSNQVQAAMETHITTEATHYKGEVYSWDVVNEPFNDDGTLRQDAFYNAMGSGYIADAIRTAHAADPNAKLYLNDYNIEGENAKSNAMYSLVQSLLAQGVPISGIGLESHFILGQVPSTMLANMQRFAALGLDVAVTELDDRIQLPASSANLQQQASDYSTVVSNCLAVTRCVGVSQWGVGDADSWIPGTFSGYGAATMYDQNYQPKPAYTASVNALGGSSGGSSSSSPSTPTSSSSSSGGGGGACKVSDTVDAWNTGLTENITIDNTGSAAVSGWSLVFTLASGQTITNGWNASYSPSSGQVTATNASYDGAIAPGGSVSIGFQATHTGNAAAPASFSLNGQACSS; translated from the coding sequence ATGCACAACCGCAGACTGGCCGCCGCGCTGGCGGTCGTGGCCAGCGCCGCGCTGGCCGGCAGCCTGGCCCTGGTCAGACCGGCGGCCGCGGACACCTCGCTGAAGCAGCTCGCCGAGGGCAAGGGCAAGTACTTCGGCACCGCGCTGGTGCAGTCGAACCTGTCCAACTCCACGCTGGTCGGGGTCGCCACGTCGCAGTTCGACATGATGACGCCGGGCAACGAGATGAAGTGGGACACCACCGAGCCCTCGAACGGGAGCTTCAACTTCGGCCCCGGCGACGCCCTGGTCGCCTTCGCGCAGGCGCACTCGATGCGCGTGCGCGGGCACAACCTGGTGTGGCACAGCCAGCTGCCCGGGTGGGTGTCGAGCCTGCCGTCGAACCAGGTGCAGGCGGCGATGGAGACCCACATCACCACCGAGGCCACGCACTACAAGGGCGAGGTGTACTCCTGGGACGTCGTCAACGAGCCCTTCAACGACGACGGCACGCTGCGCCAGGACGCGTTCTACAACGCCATGGGATCCGGCTACATTGCGGACGCCATACGCACCGCGCACGCCGCCGACCCGAACGCCAAGCTCTACCTCAACGACTACAACATCGAGGGCGAGAACGCCAAGAGCAACGCCATGTACTCGCTGGTGCAGTCGCTGCTGGCGCAGGGCGTGCCGATCAGCGGGATCGGTCTGGAGAGCCACTTCATCCTGGGCCAGGTGCCCTCCACGATGCTGGCGAACATGCAGCGCTTCGCGGCGCTCGGCCTGGACGTCGCGGTGACCGAGCTCGACGACCGGATCCAGCTCCCGGCCAGTTCCGCGAACCTCCAGCAGCAGGCCTCGGACTACTCGACCGTGGTCTCGAACTGCCTGGCGGTCACGCGGTGCGTCGGCGTCTCGCAGTGGGGCGTGGGCGACGCCGACTCGTGGATCCCGGGCACCTTCTCCGGCTACGGCGCGGCGACCATGTACGACCAGAACTACCAGCCCAAGCCCGCCTACACCGCGTCGGTCAACGCGCTCGGCGGCTCCTCCGGCGGGTCGAGCTCGTCGAGTCCGAGCACGCCGACGTCGTCGAGCTCGTCCTCGGGCGGCGGTGGCGGGGCGTGCAAGGTGAGCGACACGGTCGACGCCTGGAACACCGGGCTGACGGAGAACATCACGATCGACAACACCGGATCAGCGGCGGTCAGCGGCTGGAGCCTGGTGTTCACACTGGCGTCGGGGCAGACCATCACCAACGGCTGGAACGCTTCCTACAGCCCGTCCTCCGGCCAGGTGACGGCGACGAACGCGAGCTACGACGGGGCGATCGCACCGGGCGGCTCGGTGAGCATCGGGTTCCAGGCCACGCACACCGGGAACGCCGCGGCGCCGGCGTCGTTCAGTCTCAACGGTCAGGCTTGTAGCAGCTAG